GCTGTCAGCTGAATCTGTCAGTAAGCTGGTCTGACGGCGGcttctgtgtgcctctgacacctCATTTAAGCCCAATACTGATAAAAATCAAAGTTGATCAAAAGGGCACATACAGACAATACAAATATAGACAAACATAGATCTGCACAATAACTAGAGCGGTGATACAGACAAAAATGTGACACGCCAAACCCAACGCGTATCTCCTGCCAGTATGCAGGTTCACGAGGGGACAGGTCCTAAAAAACCCATATGTAAGACAGTCAAATACACAAAAAACAGAAGTGTGAGGGACCTAAACAATactgaaaaaatagaacaaaattcTGGAAGAGGACTACAAGAACCATTGTGTTTGAGATGCCCGACACTTCCGTATTGACTTAACAACGCCCAATAGGACCTACTACACTATGAGGCACAGGTCTGGGTCTACTTTTGTCATTTCTACAAATAAGAGGTGGAGCTACATTTTAAGGCTATGGATAATTTGGGGTTTTAGGACCGGCTTGTTTTCCCCTCGTAATAATAAAGTAGTCCCAGGCACAAGTCCTTGTTTATGGGGTGGCCGTCTTACCTGCACTAAGTTCACTCCCTGCACGCAGTTCTTGACTTCTTTGATGAGCTTGACTTTATCGGCAGCATTCACCTCGGTTAGTTTTACAGTGAAATGCGTCTTCTCTTTCTTCACTGgcgcttcctcttcttcttcttctgtgcCCTGTGTTCATCCCAAGAGAATATTCAGAATATTTTTAGCTTTATCATCTACTAAATGTATCCGGTCTGCTCTACAGTACACACTTACCTGCACGAGCGCTGCTGCAGCAACTGCCCCTGGCATCATTGTGCCCATTGGCATCATACCAACATCCTGAATCTTCAGCGTTTTCTAGAGGACAAGAATATAATGTCATAATGCTGTATCCAGGAGATACAAAGTGTATGCAGGTGGAGGAATGCTGCACCTGCGCAGTCAGTAAAAAGGCAGCGGTGGCCGCCAGTCCGCATGGATCGTAGTTATAGATCACTCTGTTGAAATGCATCATTTTGATTATAGATGATCTATAACCAGGGTCAATAggaacaaaaggaaaaaaatgaatatGGGTATAATCCCACAGGTTGAaggcgctgcataaaagtacctaggaattgcagccaaaaagctGCACAAAATTGCGGTGTAGATTTTCTTCCGGAACCGTCGTTGCggaaaacagcagaaaaagaataaaGTCAATACTTATCTTCACTGACGCTGCCatagcgacgcatccctctgttcTCCGTGTAGCCCGGCTTCCTGtgttgatgctgcagcccatgtgaccgctgcagcctgtgattggctgcgccagtcacatgggatagaaattcatcccaggaggccaggctgtagAGAAAACAGCCGGGAAAACAAGGAGCTGTTGCTATGACAACGCCAGGGGTGTaagaatagactttttttttatgaaattgaAACCAAAAAAATCTTGGTTTTTTCCAGATTTACGATTTTTCTGCAAAAACACAACTTTGCAGTCGCAACATTTGCTAGTTGTTGCGGCTTTtgcctcctcattgaattcaataggggaaaaaaaagcaataaaaatgcaACGATTCAGCAGTAAGAATTTATATGCtgcgaattataaaaaaaaaagaaaaaaaaaacgcaccgcaggacaatttaTAAACATTTTCTCAGTGGGCGTTTTCCGCAGCCTGGGCAAGAGATTTGTTaaattctcatccattttgcGGCTACTGTAAATGCTCCGGATTTTCCACCGATTTCCGTTGCGGGAATACCCCAGCGTTTACGCTTCGTGGGAACACGGCCTAAATGGCCAGTGGCTCAATATGCAGAGCACTGTGGGTAAATTGCTTTCATCTGGTCTATGTTGGCAGGTCCCTGGCTGAATTCTAGCTGTATCCGTGGTTCATTGGTTAGAAGGAAACATGGAACATTAATGGGCAATTGGCCACAAATGTGCGGAAAAGTTTGGTTACAAGGAAACAAAAACCTCCAAGAACACAAGCTGAAATTCTACAGACCAAGTTCTTTTTAGTCTATGTAAATAAATTCAGTATTAACTAAACTTCAGATGTCAAGGGTTGCAGTGACCTCTACAGGTTATTCAATGTACTACACTATTTGGAGGAATCATATGTCCGCTCACAATAAGTAAAAGTAAGTTCAGGAagcaaatctgtaacaaaatccatgAGTTACATGGGGATTTTTGCCATCGATTTCatgggatagatatatatatattgggtatAACTTTAGTCACATCTGATTTTCATGTACCCACCTTAAGTAGTTCGTTGAGGTCAGAGACTTCCAGTAGAGTGAGACTTGCTATTTGGTCTACCAGTTGCTGTATTTTTGGAGGGTATATTTTGGGTCCATTGTCCAAAGCCGGGCTAGGTAAAGGTTCATTGTTAAGC
The genomic region above belongs to Rhinoderma darwinii isolate aRhiDar2 chromosome 13, aRhiDar2.hap1, whole genome shotgun sequence and contains:
- the MRPL12 gene encoding large ribosomal subunit protein bL12m codes for the protein MFPAARCCWRLRSAASSSMCRLELSAVRYLRTSGTLNNEPLPSPALDNGPKIYPPKIQQLVDQIASLTLLEVSDLNELLKKTLKIQDVGMMPMGTMMPGAVAAAALVQGTEEEEEEAPVKKEKTHFTVKLTEVNAADKVKLIKEVKNCVQGVNLVQAKKMVESLPQEIKVNVVKEEAEKMKAALEAAGGKVVLE